The following are encoded together in the Streptomyces rapamycinicus NRRL 5491 genome:
- the ispG gene encoding flavodoxin-dependent (E)-4-hydroxy-3-methylbut-2-enyl-diphosphate synthase, with protein MTVDLGLPAAPPPVLGKRRVTRQLHVGAVGVGSDFPVSVQSMTTTVTADVNATLQQIAELTATGCDIVRVACPSQDDADALPQIARKSKIPVIADIHFQPKYVFAAIEAGCAAVRVNPGNIKKFDDKVKEIARAAKDHGTPIRIGVNAGSLDARLMAKHGKATPEALVESALWEAELFAEHDFHDLKISVKHNDPVVMVRAYELLAESCDYPLHLGVTEAGPAFQGTVKSAVAFGALLRQGIGDTIRVSLSAPPMEEVKVGTQILQSLNLRPRKLEIVSCPSCGRAQVDVYKLADQVTAGLEGMEVPLRVAVMGCVVNGPGEAREADLGVASGNGKGQIFVKGKVIKTVPESKIVETLIEEAMRLAEEAGPQDAPESPTVSVG; from the coding sequence ATGACCGTCGATCTCGGCCTGCCCGCCGCGCCGCCACCGGTGCTCGGCAAGCGCCGTGTCACCCGCCAGCTCCACGTCGGCGCGGTGGGGGTCGGCAGCGACTTCCCCGTCTCCGTGCAGTCCATGACGACCACCGTCACCGCCGATGTCAACGCCACCCTCCAGCAGATCGCCGAGCTGACCGCGACCGGCTGTGACATCGTCCGGGTGGCCTGCCCAAGCCAGGACGACGCCGACGCGCTGCCGCAGATCGCCCGCAAGTCCAAGATCCCGGTGATCGCCGACATCCACTTCCAGCCCAAGTACGTCTTCGCCGCCATCGAGGCGGGGTGCGCGGCGGTGCGGGTGAACCCGGGGAACATCAAGAAGTTCGACGACAAGGTCAAGGAGATCGCCCGCGCCGCGAAGGACCACGGCACTCCGATCCGTATCGGGGTGAACGCCGGTTCGCTGGACGCGCGGCTGATGGCCAAGCACGGCAAGGCCACCCCCGAGGCGCTGGTGGAGTCGGCGCTGTGGGAGGCGGAGCTCTTCGCCGAGCACGACTTCCACGATCTGAAGATCTCGGTGAAGCACAACGACCCGGTGGTCATGGTGCGCGCCTATGAGCTGCTGGCCGAGTCCTGCGACTATCCGCTGCACCTGGGGGTGACCGAGGCGGGCCCCGCGTTCCAGGGCACCGTCAAGTCGGCGGTGGCCTTCGGCGCGCTGCTGCGGCAGGGCATCGGTGACACCATCCGGGTGTCGCTGTCGGCGCCTCCGATGGAGGAGGTGAAGGTCGGCACCCAGATCCTGCAGTCGCTCAATCTGCGGCCGCGCAAGCTGGAGATCGTCTCCTGTCCCTCCTGCGGCCGGGCCCAGGTGGATGTGTACAAGCTGGCCGACCAGGTCACCGCCGGTCTCGAGGGCATGGAAGTGCCGCTGCGGGTCGCGGTGATGGGGTGTGTGGTCAACGGCCCGGGTGAGGCGCGGGAGGCCGATCTCGGTGTGGCCTCGGGCAATGGCAAGGGCCAGATCTTCGTCAAGGGGAAGGTCATCAAGACCGTCCCCGAGAGCAAGATCGTGGAGACCCTGATCGAGGAGGCCATGCGCCTGGCCGAGGAGGCGGGCCCGCAGGACGCCCCCGAGTCCCCCACCGTCAGCGTGGGATGA
- a CDS encoding 4-hydroxybenzoate 3-monooxygenase, with protein sequence MKRLTTRVAIIGAGPGGLLLSHLLQLHGVDSIVLERRSRGHVERRVRAGLLEGGTVDFLREAGLADRLDREGLVHEGFVFRFGSRAHRMPFTELTGRTVHMYGQQELVKDLIRARTAAGARLWFDVPDVEPRGLETDTPAVRCTVAGEPVEIACDFVAGCDGFHGVSRRSVPPGALTTYERTYPYAWLGVLAQAPPAAEELIYAVHGRGFALHSMRSPAVSRLYLQVEAGESVENWPDERIWKELHTRLDIDGAPELAEGPVLEKSCVALRGFVTEPMSYGRLFLAGDAAHIVPPTAAKGLNLAVADIKVLAAAFREYYETGDRGPLDGYSAACLPGVWQAQEFSDWMSRLLHRPTEGRVFDERLQHARLEAVTHSPAAARNFAENYVGLARERTPARGGRP encoded by the coding sequence GTGAAGCGCCTGACAACGCGGGTCGCGATCATCGGGGCGGGCCCCGGCGGCCTGCTGCTGTCCCATCTGCTCCAGCTCCACGGGGTGGACTCGATCGTGCTGGAGCGGCGGAGCCGCGGTCATGTGGAGAGGCGGGTGCGGGCCGGGCTGCTGGAGGGCGGCACCGTGGACTTCCTGCGCGAGGCCGGTCTGGCGGACCGGCTGGACCGCGAGGGGCTGGTCCACGAGGGCTTCGTCTTCCGGTTCGGCTCCCGCGCCCACCGGATGCCCTTCACCGAGCTGACCGGCCGGACCGTCCACATGTACGGCCAGCAGGAGCTGGTGAAGGACCTGATCCGGGCCCGGACGGCGGCCGGGGCGCGGCTGTGGTTCGACGTCCCCGACGTCGAACCACGGGGCCTGGAGACGGACACACCGGCCGTGCGCTGCACGGTGGCGGGCGAACCGGTGGAGATCGCCTGTGACTTCGTCGCGGGCTGCGACGGATTCCACGGGGTCTCCCGCCGCTCCGTGCCGCCCGGCGCGCTGACGACCTACGAGCGCACCTATCCGTACGCCTGGCTCGGGGTGCTGGCCCAGGCCCCGCCCGCCGCCGAGGAGCTGATCTACGCGGTGCACGGCCGCGGCTTCGCGCTGCACAGCATGCGCTCCCCCGCGGTGAGCCGGCTCTATCTCCAGGTGGAGGCCGGTGAGTCGGTGGAGAACTGGCCCGATGAGCGGATCTGGAAGGAGCTGCACACCCGGCTGGACATCGACGGCGCCCCGGAGCTGGCCGAGGGGCCGGTCCTGGAGAAGAGCTGTGTGGCGCTGCGTGGCTTCGTCACCGAGCCGATGAGCTACGGGCGGCTGTTCCTGGCCGGGGACGCCGCGCATATCGTGCCGCCGACGGCGGCCAAGGGGCTCAACCTCGCCGTGGCGGACATCAAGGTGCTCGCCGCGGCCTTCCGGGAGTACTACGAAACCGGCGACCGCGGCCCGCTGGACGGCTATTCGGCCGCCTGTCTGCCCGGGGTCTGGCAGGCGCAGGAGTTCTCCGACTGGATGTCGCGGCTGCTGCACCGGCCGACCGAGGGCCGGGTGTTCGACGAGCGGCTGCAGCACGCCCGGCTCGAGGCCGTGACGCACTCCCCCGCCGCCGCGCGGAACTTCGCCGAGAACTATGTGGGCCTGGCGCGGGAGCGGACCCCGGCCCGGGGAGGACGGCCGTGA
- a CDS encoding polyprenyl synthetase family protein, which produces MATPRPAPGPAGTARRTLMSLLPRVEERLHTFLSAEYERWHGLDPRSSVPIDAIAHLVDAGGKRMRPAFCLSGYLAAGGDPEDGRVIPVAAALELLHACALIHDDVMDESAVRRGAPTVHTSQAALHRERGWQGTAERFGENVAILAGDLALVYSDEIMAEVEPAVAAEWHLLRSELIIGQYMDVAASVEFEPDPETSRWIAIAKSGRYTIHRPLVLGAAVAGRADAAPAFEEYGAALGEAFQLRDDLLDAFGDSEVTGKPSGLDFEQHKMTLLMALAIQRNAHIRELVPAQLRGADHLRQLLIETGVRDDVEKHIDGLVERACRAMAEAPLEPEWREELAAMAHEVAYRSA; this is translated from the coding sequence ATGGCGACCCCCCGACCCGCCCCGGGCCCGGCCGGCACCGCCCGCCGGACGCTGATGAGCCTGCTGCCCCGGGTCGAGGAGCGGCTGCACACCTTCCTGTCCGCGGAGTACGAGCGCTGGCACGGTCTCGACCCCCGCTCCAGCGTCCCCATCGACGCGATCGCCCACCTGGTCGACGCGGGCGGCAAGCGGATGCGCCCGGCGTTCTGCCTGAGCGGCTATCTGGCCGCCGGCGGCGATCCGGAGGACGGCCGGGTCATCCCCGTCGCCGCCGCGCTGGAGCTGCTCCACGCCTGCGCGCTGATCCACGACGACGTGATGGACGAGTCCGCGGTGCGCCGCGGCGCACCGACCGTGCACACCAGCCAGGCCGCGCTGCACCGCGAGCGCGGATGGCAGGGCACCGCGGAGCGCTTCGGGGAGAACGTGGCGATCCTGGCGGGCGATCTGGCCCTGGTCTACTCCGACGAGATCATGGCCGAGGTGGAGCCCGCGGTGGCCGCCGAGTGGCATCTGCTGCGCTCGGAGCTGATCATCGGCCAGTACATGGACGTCGCGGCGTCCGTGGAGTTCGAACCGGACCCGGAGACCTCGCGGTGGATCGCCATCGCCAAGTCCGGCCGCTACACCATCCACCGCCCGCTGGTGCTGGGCGCGGCCGTGGCCGGCCGAGCCGACGCGGCACCGGCCTTCGAGGAGTACGGGGCGGCGCTCGGGGAGGCGTTCCAGCTGCGGGACGACCTGCTGGACGCCTTCGGGGACTCCGAGGTCACCGGCAAGCCGAGCGGTCTGGACTTCGAGCAGCACAAGATGACGCTGCTGATGGCCCTGGCCATCCAGCGCAACGCGCACATCCGGGAGCTGGTGCCCGCTCAGCTGCGGGGCGCCGACCACCTGCGGCAGCTGCTGATCGAGACGGGTGTGCGCGACGACGTCGAGAAGCACATCGACGGGCTCGTGGAGCGGGCCTGCCGCGCCATGGCCGAGGCCCCGCTGGAGCCGGAGTGGCGCGAGGAACTGGCCGCCATGGCCCACGAGGTCGCCTACCGGAGCGCCTGA
- the ispH gene encoding 4-hydroxy-3-methylbut-2-enyl diphosphate reductase: protein MHLSTKTSQPDTRAPRKRVILAEPRGFCAGVRRAIAMVERALEVYGPPIYVRKQIVHNHYVVGLLERKGARFVESEYDVPEGAVCLFSAHGVAPAVRAAASTRDLQVIDATCPLVAKVHQQARRMVRDGRVLLLVGHAEHEETEGTRGEAPRETLVVETVEDVERLDLPRDTPVAYLTQTTLSVDETAGIVRALTERFDDIAGPGTDTICYASQNRQNGIKSLAQQADLVLVVGSENSSNSQRMVDVARDAGTPAHLVPDVSRLDNRWLEGVTTVGVSSGASVPDTLVHQLLDRLAEFGHDQVDIESTAVEDVVFSMPLSLTDGIRSDDRERLDDAWSKVPSDAPAGTPRRTK from the coding sequence ATGCACTTAAGCACGAAGACCTCCCAGCCCGATACGAGAGCGCCCCGCAAACGCGTCATCCTCGCCGAACCCCGCGGTTTCTGCGCGGGCGTCCGCCGCGCCATTGCCATGGTCGAGCGGGCACTTGAGGTATACGGCCCGCCTATTTATGTTCGAAAACAGATCGTCCACAACCACTACGTCGTCGGCCTCCTCGAGCGCAAGGGCGCACGCTTTGTGGAATCGGAATACGACGTTCCCGAAGGGGCCGTGTGCCTCTTTTCCGCACACGGTGTCGCACCCGCCGTCCGCGCCGCCGCGTCCACAAGAGATCTGCAGGTCATCGACGCCACCTGCCCTCTGGTCGCCAAGGTGCACCAACAGGCGCGCCGGATGGTCAGGGACGGCCGGGTACTGCTGCTCGTGGGGCATGCGGAACACGAGGAAACGGAAGGGACCCGCGGAGAGGCACCGCGGGAGACCCTGGTCGTGGAGACCGTCGAGGACGTCGAACGGCTGGACCTGCCCCGGGACACCCCGGTGGCCTATCTGACCCAGACCACCCTGTCGGTGGACGAGACCGCCGGCATCGTCCGCGCCCTCACCGAGCGGTTCGACGACATCGCCGGCCCCGGGACCGACACCATCTGCTACGCCAGCCAGAACCGGCAGAACGGCATCAAGTCCCTCGCCCAGCAGGCCGATCTGGTGCTGGTGGTGGGCTCGGAGAACTCCAGCAACTCCCAGCGGATGGTCGATGTCGCCCGCGACGCCGGAACCCCCGCCCACCTGGTCCCGGACGTCTCCCGGCTGGACAACCGCTGGCTGGAGGGCGTGACCACCGTCGGCGTCAGCTCCGGCGCCAGCGTCCCGGACACCCTCGTCCACCAACTCCTCGACCGGCTGGCCGAATTCGGCCATGACCAGGTCGACATCGAGTCCACGGCCGTCGAGGACGTGGTCTTCTCCATGCCCCTCTCGCTCACCGACGGCATCCGGTCCGACGACCGGGAACGGCTCGACGACGCCTGGTCGAAGGTCCCATCGGACGCACCGGCCGGAACCCCTAGGAGGACGAAGTGA
- the pabB gene encoding aminodeoxychorismate synthase component I: MRTLLVDNYDSFTYNLFHYLAEVNGREPEVIRHDDPGWKSEMLRDFDNVVISPGPGSPERAADFGVCRDIVLEGGLPLLGVCLGHQGVGLLSGARVVRAPEPRHGRLSRVTHDGTGLFTGLPSPFDVVRYHSLTVTDLPEELRATAWTEDGVLMGIAHRERPLWGVQFHPESICTEHGRLLLDNFAGLTRSWQTRAEVEPAARRRGTPSTLRGGAEPTAAPRTTPRSLRVLVETLPTRWSDEVVFDRLFRADGHAFWLDSSATGGERGRFSMMGDASGPLARVATADTWAGTVTVTAGGSREVLHEEFLTWIERDLRAARVQLPALPFDFALGWTGYLGYELKAECGGERTHRSPEPDAAMVFADRAVVFDHQTSTTYLLALAEEGAERGGEEQARTWLRGTAGRLAELAGREPRPTPLTTGPDEVRLRHDRERYLEKIATCQELITAGETYEVCLTNMAEAEGRVDPWAAYQYLRRLSPAPFAALLRFGPLSVLSTSPERFLRVFRDGTVESQPIKGTRPRGGSPAEDELLRVDLATSEKDRSENLMIVDLVRNDLGRTAEIGSVRVPRIFDVETYATVHQLVSTVRATLRPSTSAVESVRAAFPGGSMTGAPKIRTMQIIDDLEAGPRGVYSGAIGYFSLSGACDLSIVIRTLVVTPERVRYGVGGAIVALSDPDEEFEETAVKATPLLRLLGAEFPGRVGTETAAAR, encoded by the coding sequence ATGCGCACGCTGCTGGTAGACAACTACGACTCCTTCACCTACAACCTGTTCCACTACCTGGCCGAGGTCAACGGCCGGGAGCCCGAGGTGATCCGGCACGACGACCCCGGCTGGAAGTCCGAGATGCTGCGGGACTTCGACAACGTCGTCATCTCCCCAGGACCCGGCAGCCCCGAGCGCGCGGCCGACTTCGGCGTCTGCCGTGACATCGTCCTCGAAGGCGGCCTGCCGCTGCTCGGCGTCTGCCTGGGCCACCAGGGGGTGGGCCTGCTGAGCGGCGCCCGGGTGGTCCGGGCCCCCGAGCCCCGGCACGGGCGGCTGTCCCGGGTGACGCACGACGGCACCGGTCTCTTCACCGGACTGCCCAGCCCCTTCGACGTCGTCCGCTACCACTCGCTCACCGTCACCGACCTGCCCGAGGAACTGCGGGCCACCGCCTGGACCGAGGACGGTGTGCTGATGGGGATCGCCCACCGCGAACGGCCCCTGTGGGGTGTGCAGTTCCACCCCGAGTCCATCTGCACCGAGCACGGCCGGCTGCTGCTGGACAACTTCGCCGGCCTCACCCGGTCCTGGCAGACCCGCGCGGAAGTGGAGCCGGCGGCGCGGCGGCGCGGCACACCCTCCACCCTCCGCGGCGGCGCGGAGCCCACCGCCGCGCCGCGCACCACCCCGCGCTCCCTGCGGGTGCTGGTGGAGACCCTGCCCACCCGCTGGTCCGACGAGGTCGTCTTCGACCGGCTCTTCCGCGCCGACGGACACGCCTTCTGGCTGGACAGCAGCGCCACCGGGGGCGAGCGCGGACGGTTCTCGATGATGGGCGACGCCTCCGGGCCGCTGGCCCGGGTCGCCACCGCCGACACCTGGGCGGGCACGGTCACCGTCACCGCGGGCGGCTCCCGCGAGGTGCTGCACGAGGAGTTCCTGACCTGGATCGAGCGCGACCTGCGCGCCGCCCGGGTCCAACTGCCCGCGCTGCCCTTCGACTTCGCCCTCGGCTGGACCGGATACCTCGGGTACGAGCTCAAGGCCGAATGCGGCGGTGAGCGGACCCACCGCTCCCCGGAGCCCGACGCCGCGATGGTCTTCGCGGACCGCGCCGTGGTGTTCGACCACCAGACCTCGACCACCTACCTCCTCGCCCTGGCGGAGGAGGGCGCGGAGCGGGGCGGCGAGGAGCAGGCCAGGACATGGCTGCGCGGGACCGCCGGGCGGCTGGCGGAGCTGGCCGGGCGGGAGCCCCGCCCCACCCCGCTCACCACCGGCCCGGACGAGGTGCGGCTGCGCCATGACCGCGAGCGCTACCTGGAGAAGATCGCCACCTGCCAGGAGCTGATCACCGCGGGGGAGACCTATGAGGTGTGCCTGACCAACATGGCCGAGGCCGAAGGACGGGTGGACCCGTGGGCCGCGTACCAGTATCTGCGCCGGCTCAGCCCCGCGCCGTTCGCCGCCCTGCTCCGCTTCGGCCCGCTGTCCGTGCTGAGCACCTCGCCCGAACGCTTTCTGCGGGTCTTCCGGGACGGCACCGTGGAGTCCCAGCCGATCAAGGGCACCCGGCCGCGCGGCGGCTCCCCGGCCGAGGACGAACTGCTGCGGGTGGACCTCGCGACCAGCGAGAAGGACCGCTCCGAGAACCTGATGATCGTCGATCTGGTGCGCAACGACCTCGGCCGCACCGCGGAGATCGGCTCGGTGCGGGTGCCCAGGATATTCGACGTCGAGACCTATGCGACGGTCCATCAGCTGGTCAGCACCGTACGCGCCACCCTGCGGCCGTCCACCTCCGCGGTCGAGAGCGTGCGCGCCGCCTTCCCCGGCGGGTCGATGACCGGTGCGCCCAAGATCCGCACGATGCAGATCATCGACGATCTGGAGGCCGGGCCGCGCGGGGTGTACTCCGGCGCCATCGGCTACTTCTCGCTGTCCGGGGCGTGCGATCTGAGCATCGTGATCCGCACCCTGGTGGTGACCCCGGAGCGGGTCAGGTACGGGGTGGGCGGGGCGATCGTGGCGCTGTCCGACCCGGACGAGGAGTTCGAGGAGACGGCCGTGAAGGCGACCCCGCTGCTGCGGCTGCTGGGCGCGGAGTTCCCCGGCCGGGTGGGCACCGAGACGGCGGCGGCCCGCTGA
- the dxs gene encoding 1-deoxy-D-xylulose-5-phosphate synthase, with translation MTLLETIHGPADIKHLDARQLTDLAGEIRHFLIDKVLRTGGHLGPNLGTVELTIALHRVFDSPRDRVLWDTGHQAYVHKILTGRREGFDRLRQKGGLSGYPSRAESEHDTIENSHASTVLSYADGLAKGFRLRGETDRAVVAVIGDGALTGGMAWEALNNISGAPDRPVIIVVNDNGRSYAPTTGGLATHLAGLRTSPDYERFLEWSKQRLRPAPKLYEALHAVKTGLKDMLAPQGLFADLGLKYLGPVDGHDIAAVEAALRQAAGFGGPVVVHCLTRKGHGYRRAEADERDHHHAVGASDPATGEPLGSPGPSWTSVFGAELVEIGRERPEVVAVTAAMLQPTGLAAYAEEFPDRVFDVGIAEQHAITSAAGLAMAGMVPVVAVYSTFLNRGFDQLLMDVAMHSCPVVFVLDRAGVTGDDGASHNGMWDLSVLGIVPGLRVAAPRDGACLRAALREAVAITEGPSAIRFPKGPVGPDIPAVDQHDGIDVLHRSPGDDVLMVSVGAMAGTACEAARRLTEEGLGVTVVDPAWLRPVGPSLIKLAEQYRLVVTVEDNLRVGGYGSLLAQELRDAGVPAPVSGFGIPQRFLDHGKRADILAECGLSPEDLARSIRMRIAADRAPGVRRLEEDSR, from the coding sequence ATGACACTGCTGGAGACCATCCACGGTCCCGCCGACATCAAGCACCTGGACGCCCGCCAACTCACCGATCTCGCCGGTGAGATCAGGCACTTCCTCATCGACAAGGTACTGCGGACCGGCGGCCACCTGGGGCCCAACCTGGGCACCGTCGAACTCACCATCGCCCTGCACCGCGTCTTCGACTCCCCCCGGGACCGCGTCCTGTGGGACACCGGACACCAGGCGTATGTGCACAAGATCCTTACCGGCCGCCGGGAGGGCTTCGACCGGCTCCGGCAGAAGGGCGGCCTGTCCGGCTACCCCAGCCGGGCCGAGTCCGAGCACGACACCATCGAGAACAGCCACGCCTCCACCGTGCTGTCCTACGCCGACGGCCTCGCCAAGGGGTTCCGGCTGCGGGGCGAGACCGACCGCGCGGTGGTGGCCGTCATCGGGGACGGGGCGCTGACCGGCGGCATGGCCTGGGAGGCGCTGAACAACATCTCGGGCGCCCCGGACCGTCCCGTCATCATCGTGGTGAACGACAACGGCCGTTCCTACGCGCCGACCACGGGCGGCCTCGCCACCCATCTGGCGGGTCTGCGCACCTCCCCCGACTACGAGCGGTTCCTGGAGTGGTCCAAGCAGCGGCTACGGCCGGCCCCGAAGCTCTACGAGGCGCTGCACGCGGTCAAGACGGGGCTGAAGGACATGCTGGCCCCGCAGGGGCTCTTCGCCGACCTGGGCCTCAAGTACCTCGGGCCGGTCGACGGACACGACATCGCGGCGGTGGAGGCCGCCCTGCGGCAGGCCGCCGGGTTCGGCGGGCCGGTCGTGGTGCACTGTCTGACCCGTAAGGGCCACGGCTACCGGCGCGCGGAGGCCGACGAGCGCGACCACCACCACGCGGTGGGTGCCAGCGACCCGGCCACCGGCGAGCCGCTGGGCTCCCCGGGCCCGTCCTGGACCTCGGTCTTCGGCGCGGAGCTGGTCGAGATCGGCCGTGAGCGCCCCGAGGTGGTGGCGGTGACGGCGGCGATGCTCCAGCCCACCGGGCTCGCGGCGTACGCCGAGGAGTTCCCCGACCGGGTCTTCGACGTCGGCATCGCCGAGCAGCACGCGATCACCTCGGCCGCCGGGCTCGCCATGGCGGGGATGGTGCCGGTGGTGGCCGTGTACTCCACGTTCCTCAACCGCGGCTTCGACCAGCTGCTGATGGATGTGGCGATGCACTCCTGCCCGGTGGTGTTCGTCCTGGACCGGGCCGGGGTCACCGGTGACGACGGGGCGTCCCACAACGGCATGTGGGATCTGTCGGTGCTCGGGATCGTGCCCGGCCTGCGGGTCGCGGCACCTCGCGACGGTGCCTGTCTGCGCGCCGCGCTGCGCGAGGCGGTGGCGATCACCGAAGGACCCAGCGCCATCCGGTTCCCCAAGGGCCCGGTGGGGCCCGACATCCCCGCCGTCGACCAGCACGACGGCATCGATGTGCTGCACCGCTCCCCCGGCGACGACGTCCTGATGGTGTCCGTGGGCGCCATGGCCGGGACGGCGTGCGAGGCGGCGCGCCGGCTCACCGAGGAGGGCCTGGGCGTCACGGTGGTGGACCCGGCCTGGCTCAGACCGGTCGGCCCGTCGCTGATCAAGCTGGCGGAGCAGTACCGGCTCGTGGTGACCGTCGAGGACAACCTGCGCGTGGGCGGCTACGGCTCGCTGCTCGCCCAGGAGTTGCGCGACGCCGGTGTCCCGGCCCCGGTGTCCGGTTTCGGGATTCCGCAGCGCTTCCTGGACCACGGCAAACGCGCCGACATCCTCGCCGAATGCGGCCTGAGCCCCGAAGACCTGGCCCGCTCGATCCGGATGCGGATCGCGGCCGACCGTGCGCCGGGCGTCCGGCGCCTCGAGGAGGATTCCCGATGA
- a CDS encoding UbiA family prenyltransferase: MTSLTSESRTTARTRRGGDVARGLFRLSKIFVYQNYFGWGMAWLTLSPQARDRPGTTAAMLLFLLGSMGIVTCTCATDDLVGFRNGSDARNYKAGDTKRDIRGKPLLSGAVTEREAVRFIACAASVAVLAGTGAFWALDWRAPAVAYLLYGVGFFFSVQYSAGLRLSYHRGGAETLLCLATTAGLLAPYLAVERHWSSPAVLVGVLLGLWLVMVSSYSNVNDADGDRSVGRRTLAASTGPRVYKTAMAVFFLASATLICVLGLATRWPWWTLLTLLPATALHLAQLREGPLRGRWLSARKLGLYAYDLGFLGLLAPALYVLI; the protein is encoded by the coding sequence GTGACCTCGCTGACGAGTGAGAGCCGGACGACGGCGCGCACCCGCCGCGGCGGGGACGTGGCGCGCGGTCTGTTCCGGCTGTCGAAGATCTTCGTGTACCAGAACTACTTCGGTTGGGGCATGGCGTGGCTCACCCTGAGCCCGCAGGCGCGCGACCGCCCCGGGACCACCGCCGCGATGCTGCTGTTCCTGCTCGGCTCCATGGGCATCGTCACCTGCACCTGCGCCACCGACGACCTGGTGGGTTTCCGCAACGGCAGCGACGCCCGCAACTACAAGGCCGGTGACACCAAGCGCGACATCCGCGGCAAGCCGCTGCTCAGCGGGGCGGTCACCGAGCGCGAGGCGGTGCGGTTCATCGCCTGCGCGGCCTCGGTCGCGGTGCTCGCGGGGACCGGCGCGTTCTGGGCGCTGGACTGGCGTGCTCCGGCCGTGGCGTACCTCCTCTACGGGGTCGGGTTCTTCTTCAGCGTGCAGTACTCGGCCGGACTGCGGCTGAGCTACCACCGGGGCGGTGCGGAGACACTGCTGTGCCTGGCCACCACGGCCGGGCTGCTGGCCCCGTACCTGGCGGTGGAGCGGCACTGGTCGTCCCCCGCGGTGCTGGTGGGCGTGTTGCTGGGGCTCTGGCTGGTCATGGTGAGCAGCTACTCCAACGTCAACGACGCCGACGGGGACCGCTCGGTGGGCCGCCGGACGCTGGCCGCGTCGACCGGGCCGCGGGTCTACAAGACCGCCATGGCCGTCTTCTTCCTGGCCTCGGCCACGCTGATCTGCGTCCTGGGCCTGGCCACCCGGTGGCCGTGGTGGACCCTGCTGACCCTGCTGCCCGCGACCGCTCTCCACTTGGCCCAGCTGCGCGAGGGCCCGCTGCGGGGGCGCTGGCTGAGCGCCCGCAAGCTCGGGCTGTACGCCTATGACCTGGGCTTCCTGGGTCTGCTGGCGCCCGCGCTCTACGTCCTGATCTAA
- a CDS encoding 3-deoxy-7-phosphoheptulonate synthase, with the protein MTAPGPTAEKVTAQQPPWPDPDRLDEIRHALSGRPALIPPEETEQLTRRMAAVQRGEAAVLQGGDCAELFADAAPPVVRRKLGQLRELSTAIRTGLGLPVVTMGRIAGQYAKPRSAPYDVLADGGRLPVYRGDAVNGAAADPRARIPDPDRLLTAYDRAAAVLSTMRNEQTAHDDAERIHASHELLLLPYELPLIRAAADGGGFASSAHFGWIGERTRDPEGPHIRLAASIRNPVGVKVGPSATPADLVELARLLNPGRRPGRLTFIVRMGADRIGWLLPPLVEAVAETGIPVVWLSDPMHGNTIRSGSGHKTRTLWAIRDEMAAFHRILRDRRQWPGGLHLEMTPEPVTECVAEAGDAGPAAFPRFRSPCDPRLNPEQAAETVHAFTSLLRAG; encoded by the coding sequence ATGACCGCTCCCGGCCCGACCGCGGAGAAGGTGACCGCTCAGCAGCCGCCGTGGCCCGACCCGGACCGGCTCGATGAGATCCGGCACGCCCTGAGCGGCCGCCCCGCGCTGATCCCCCCGGAGGAGACCGAGCAGCTCACCCGGCGGATGGCCGCCGTGCAGCGCGGCGAGGCCGCCGTCCTCCAGGGCGGGGACTGCGCCGAGCTGTTCGCCGACGCCGCGCCGCCGGTGGTGCGGCGCAAACTGGGGCAGCTGCGCGAGCTGTCCACGGCGATCCGCACCGGTCTCGGCCTCCCGGTGGTGACGATGGGCCGGATCGCGGGCCAGTACGCCAAGCCCAGATCGGCGCCGTACGACGTGCTCGCCGACGGCGGCCGGTTACCCGTCTACCGGGGGGACGCGGTCAACGGCGCCGCCGCCGATCCGCGCGCCCGGATCCCCGACCCGGACCGGCTGCTCACCGCCTACGACCGCGCGGCCGCCGTGCTGTCCACGATGCGGAACGAACAGACGGCCCACGACGACGCCGAGCGGATCCACGCCTCCCATGAACTGCTGCTGCTCCCCTACGAATTGCCCCTGATCCGGGCGGCCGCCGACGGCGGCGGCTTCGCCTCCTCCGCCCACTTCGGCTGGATCGGCGAGCGGACCAGGGACCCCGAGGGGCCGCACATCCGGCTGGCCGCCTCGATCCGCAACCCGGTCGGCGTCAAGGTGGGGCCGTCGGCGACCCCCGCGGACCTGGTGGAACTGGCCCGGCTGCTCAACCCCGGGCGCCGGCCCGGCCGGCTGACCTTCATCGTGCGCATGGGCGCGGACCGGATCGGCTGGCTGCTGCCGCCGCTGGTCGAGGCGGTCGCGGAGACCGGGATCCCGGTGGTCTGGCTGAGCGACCCCATGCACGGCAACACCATCCGCTCCGGAAGCGGTCACAAGACCAGAACCCTGTGGGCGATCCGCGACGAGATGGCCGCGTTCCACCGGATCCTGCGGGACCGCCGTCAGTGGCCCGGCGGGCTGCACCTGGAGATGACGCCGGAACCGGTCACCGAGTGCGTCGCGGAGGCCGGGGACGCCGGGCCCGCCGCGTTCCCCCGGTTCCGGTCCCCCTGTGACCCCCGGCTGAACCCCGAGCAGGCCGCCGAAACGGTCCACGCGTTCACCTCGCTGCTCCGCGCGGGGTGA